In Candidatus Schekmanbacteria bacterium, the DNA window AGCATTCCCGGCAATGGTTTACGGCAGTTGCACTTTTTCCTGTATGGCGGTTTTCCCACAGAAGGATGGTGACAGCAGTAATAAATGCCGTCAAGATGTGCTCCTTCCATCTCAAGCAGGAATTCAAGGCGCTTTAAAGTTGCTTTTAGAGTTTTTTCATCGAAATATCCTCTTGCTATGCCTGCCTGATTGGTAGCAAGAATTGCGAGAATACCATTTTCATTTATTTTTTTTATAGCCCTTCCACAACGAGGAAGTAGAGTCAACCTGTTGGGATCATTGATATATCCTCCTTCCACCGTCATTGTGCCATCGCGGTCTATAAAAACAGCCCGTTT includes these proteins:
- a CDS encoding HAD-IIIA family hydrolase; protein product: MKTRKRAVFIDRDGTMTVEGGYINDPNRLTLLPRCGRAIKKINENGILAILATNQAGIARGYFDEKTLKATLKRLEFLLEMEGAHLDGIYYCCHHPSVGKPPYRKKCNCRKPLPGMLQKAAKDFNLDLSQSFVIGDKISDVELAKKVKAKSVVVKTGYGEGEICTDKMQKINPDFIADDIYDAVEWILSEIKND